In Bos mutus isolate GX-2022 chromosome 10, NWIPB_WYAK_1.1, whole genome shotgun sequence, a single window of DNA contains:
- the LOC102285308 gene encoding olfactory receptor 4F3/4F16/4F29, whose protein sequence is MDGANQSVVSEFVLLGLTNSWKIQLLLFVFSSAFYVASMMGNSLIILTVTCDPHLHSPMYFLLANLSFIDLGVSSVTSPKMIYDLFRKHRVISFRGCIAQIFFIHIVGGVEMMLLIAMAFDRYVAICKPLHYLTIMNPRMCISFLVAAWIIGFLHSMVQLPFVVNLPFCGPNVLDSFYCDLPRLIKLACIDTYQLEFMVMANSGFISIGSIFILIISYIVIILTVQKHSSGSSSKSLSTLSAHITAVALFFGPLIFIYTWPFPSTHLDKFLAIFYAVLTPFLNPVIYTFRNQEMKVAMRRVCRQLVSYRKISLVMPVL, encoded by the coding sequence ATGGATGGAGCAAATCAGTCTGTGGTGTCAGAGTTTGTGCTCCTGGGACTTACCAACTCCTGGAAGATCCAGCTACTTCTGTTTGTGTTCTCATCCGCATTTTATGTGGCAAGCATGATGGGAAACTCTCTCATTATTCTCACTGTGACTTGTGACCCTCACTTACACTCTCCCATGTACTTTCTGTTGGCCAACCTCTCCTTCATTGACCTGGGAGTTTCTTCTGTCACTTCTCCCAAGATGATTTATGACCTTTTCAGAAAGCATAGAGTCATCTCCTTTAGAGGCTGCATCGCTCAAATCTTCTTCATCCACATCGTTGGTGGTGTGGAGATGATGCTGCTCATAGCCATGGCCTTTGATAGATATGTTGCAATATGTAAGCCTCTCCACTATCTGACCATCATGAACCCTAGAATGTGCATCTCCTTTTTAGTGGCTGCCTGGATAATAGGCTTTCTCCACTCCATGGTTCAGCTGCCTTTTGTAGTAAACTTACCCTTCTGTGGCCCAAATGTGTTGGACAGCTTTTACTGTGACCTTCCTCGGTTGATCAAACTTGCCTGCATAGACACATACCAACTAGAGTTCATGGTCATGGCCAACAGTGGGTTCATCTCTATTGGCTCCATCTTCATTCTGATCATTTCCTACATTGTCATCATTCTCACTGTTCAGAAACACTCTTCAGGTAGTTCATCTAAGTCTCTGTCCACACTTTCAGCTCACATCACTGCAGTAGCTCTGTTCTTTGgtcctttaatttttatctatACATGGCCATTTCCTTCCACACACCTGGATAAGTTTTTGGCCATCTTTTATGCAGTTCTCACTCCTTTCCTGAATCCAGTCATTTATACATTCAGGAATCAAGAAATGAAAGTGGCAATGAGGAGAGTATGCAGACAGTTAGTGAGTTATAGAAAGATCTCTTTAGTGATGCCTGTATTGTAA